A region from the Dehalococcoides mccartyi CG5 genome encodes:
- a CDS encoding NADH-quinone oxidoreductase subunit NuoF, translating into MSNIAIKKFSSATELEAKRQEILKSRNSGQAVIAICCGTGCQAYGAKKVADAFEEELAKAGLGDKVEVRTTGCHGFCERGPLVVIRPQNIFYQRLKISDIPEIIEKTIKNNEVIERLLYVDPMTKEKKVHEHDVPFYKKQMRLVFGNNGNIDPTSIEDYLAVGGYKSLAKAISSLKPDEIVEEIIKSGLRGRGGGGFPTGWKWKSCREAHDPVKYVICNCDEGDPGAFMDRSLMEGNPHSVIEGMIIGAYAIGSHEAYIYIRDEYPMAVKHALLAIKQAEDYGLLGENILGSGFSLKIHINRGGGAFVCGESTALMASLEGKVGEPRAKYVHTSEKGLYDKPTTLNNVETWANIPLIIEKGADWFNKIGTAGSKGTKIFSLVGKVNNTGLIEVPMGITLREIVYDIGGGIPKGKKFKAIQTGGPSGGCLPESMLDLPVDFDELTKAGSMMGSGAMIVMDEDNCMVEIARYFLSFLEGESCGKCVPCREGVKRMRQILEKITKGEGEEGDIEHLEQLSQAIQDASLCALGGSAPNPVMSTIKYFREEYEAHIRQKTCPAKECKALITYNIIDANCPGCGLCYKACATGAIISQGKKMPVILDQSKCTKCGACFDACKLHAVEIR; encoded by the coding sequence ATGAGTAATATAGCGATTAAAAAGTTTAGCAGTGCAACCGAACTTGAAGCCAAAAGGCAGGAAATTCTTAAAAGCAGGAATTCGGGGCAGGCGGTTATTGCTATTTGTTGCGGTACCGGTTGTCAGGCTTACGGGGCTAAAAAAGTTGCAGATGCCTTTGAAGAAGAACTGGCTAAAGCCGGTTTGGGAGATAAGGTTGAGGTAAGGACTACCGGTTGTCATGGTTTTTGTGAACGCGGTCCACTGGTAGTTATCCGCCCCCAGAATATTTTCTACCAACGTCTAAAAATTTCAGATATACCTGAAATCATTGAAAAAACCATAAAGAATAACGAAGTAATAGAACGATTGTTGTATGTTGATCCCATGACCAAAGAGAAAAAGGTGCATGAACATGATGTGCCTTTTTACAAAAAACAGATGCGTCTGGTTTTTGGCAACAACGGCAATATAGACCCTACCTCTATAGAGGACTATCTAGCGGTAGGCGGCTATAAATCTCTGGCCAAGGCTATATCCAGCCTGAAGCCTGATGAAATTGTGGAAGAAATTATTAAATCCGGTCTGCGCGGTCGGGGTGGCGGCGGTTTTCCCACCGGCTGGAAATGGAAGTCCTGCAGGGAAGCCCATGACCCGGTAAAGTATGTAATCTGTAACTGTGACGAAGGTGATCCCGGTGCATTTATGGATCGTTCCCTTATGGAGGGCAATCCCCATAGTGTTATAGAAGGCATGATTATCGGTGCTTATGCTATTGGCTCGCACGAGGCGTATATTTACATTCGTGATGAATATCCTATGGCGGTTAAGCACGCCCTTCTGGCCATAAAACAGGCCGAAGATTATGGTTTGCTGGGTGAAAATATACTGGGCAGCGGGTTTAGCCTGAAAATCCATATAAACAGAGGCGGCGGAGCTTTTGTTTGCGGTGAATCTACCGCCCTTATGGCCTCCCTTGAGGGTAAGGTTGGCGAACCCCGTGCCAAGTATGTTCATACCTCTGAAAAGGGTCTATACGACAAGCCTACCACTCTTAATAACGTAGAGACTTGGGCGAATATACCCCTGATTATAGAAAAAGGGGCAGACTGGTTTAACAAAATAGGCACTGCTGGCAGTAAGGGTACCAAGATATTCTCACTGGTAGGCAAGGTCAACAACACTGGGCTTATTGAAGTTCCCATGGGGATTACCCTTAGGGAAATTGTGTATGATATTGGCGGTGGTATCCCCAAAGGCAAGAAATTCAAAGCTATTCAGACTGGCGGCCCTTCCGGCGGCTGTTTGCCCGAAAGTATGCTGGATCTGCCGGTGGACTTTGATGAGCTTACCAAGGCCGGCTCTATGATGGGTTCAGGTGCCATGATTGTTATGGATGAAGATAACTGCATGGTGGAGATTGCCCGTTACTTCCTGAGCTTCCTTGAGGGTGAATCCTGCGGCAAATGTGTACCTTGCCGTGAGGGTGTCAAACGTATGCGCCAGATTCTAGAAAAGATAACTAAAGGTGAGGGCGAAGAGGGAGACATAGAGCATCTGGAACAGCTTTCACAGGCTATACAAGACGCTTCTTTGTGCGCTCTGGGCGGCAGTGCTCCCAATCCGGTTATGTCCACCATAAAATACTTCCGTGAGGAGTATGAAGCCCATATCCGGCAAAAGACCTGCCCCGCCAAGGAATGCAAGGCTCTTATTACCTATAACATTATTGATGCCAACTGTCCCGGCTGCGGTTTGTGCTATAAAGCCTGTGCAACAGGGGCTATCATTTCGCAGGGCAAAAAGATGCCGGTCATACTTGACCAAAGCAAATGTACTAAATGCGGTGCGTGTTTTGACGCTTGTAAGCTACACGCCGTAGAAATCAGATAA
- a CDS encoding 2Fe-2S iron-sulfur cluster-binding protein, giving the protein MINLTIDGKKYQAEEGQTVLEVAHRHGIFIPTLCVDEAVSAYGACRLCMVEIDRKGRKKLVASCLYQVEEGLVVTTQNDRITNIRKTVIELLLARCPQSEGVQTMAKKLGVNGTRFESEKPENLCTLCALCTRVCSEVVGKSAISLVSRGTGREVALPYYEDKTDCIACGSCAYICPTGAIKMKDGNGVRTITWPNCEVSFKLRRCAKCGAEWIPEKQIKHILNTTEVPEDFFNICPDCR; this is encoded by the coding sequence ATGATAAATTTAACCATAGACGGCAAGAAGTATCAGGCAGAAGAAGGTCAAACAGTACTGGAAGTAGCCCACCGGCATGGTATTTTTATTCCTACCTTATGTGTAGATGAAGCGGTTTCAGCCTATGGAGCTTGCCGCTTATGCATGGTGGAGATTGATAGAAAAGGGCGGAAAAAACTGGTTGCTTCCTGCCTGTATCAGGTTGAAGAGGGTTTGGTAGTTACCACCCAGAATGACCGGATTACAAATATCCGCAAAACGGTGATAGAACTCCTGCTGGCACGTTGCCCTCAGTCAGAGGGTGTTCAGACCATGGCAAAAAAACTGGGTGTAAATGGGACACGGTTTGAAAGCGAAAAACCTGAAAATTTATGTACCCTATGCGCCCTTTGTACCAGAGTTTGTTCCGAGGTAGTGGGCAAGAGTGCCATAAGTCTGGTAAGCAGGGGTACCGGCCGTGAAGTCGCCTTGCCGTATTACGAGGATAAGACAGATTGCATAGCCTGCGGCTCTTGCGCTTATATATGTCCCACCGGGGCCATAAAAATGAAAGATGGGAATGGTGTGCGTACTATCACTTGGCCTAACTGCGAGGTCAGTTTCAAGCTTAGGCGTTGTGCCAAGTGTGGCGCTGAATGGATTCCTGAAAAACAGATAAAGCATATTCTAAATACCACCGAAGTTCCTGAAGATTTCTTTAATATCTGTCCTGATTGCCGTTAA
- a CDS encoding molybdopterin-dependent oxidoreductase, protein MDLKRGFGVLVVLLLAVSMFLNSQNISFGDIFSNDTPVTLDGVQILEYEGKDLTSILNLRDNSISGPPEIDTVSYTLNINGLVGQELSFTYDELRTRFNPYTKVVTLHCVEGWDATMLWEGVLFKDIAGMAGIKGEADTVIFHALDGYTTALSLDYLISNNIMLAYKLNGVTLPAKYGFPLQLVAESKWGYKWIKWVSQIEFSDDENYLGTWERQGYSNDADLNKGFFD, encoded by the coding sequence ATGGATTTAAAACGCGGGTTTGGGGTCTTGGTAGTCCTGCTTCTTGCCGTCTCCATGTTTCTAAATTCCCAAAACATATCTTTTGGCGACATATTTTCTAATGATACCCCGGTTACCTTGGATGGGGTACAGATACTGGAATATGAAGGCAAAGATCTTACCTCTATCCTAAACCTCAGAGATAATTCCATTTCCGGCCCACCCGAAATTGATACCGTGTCTTATACCTTGAATATTAACGGGCTGGTCGGCCAGGAACTTTCGTTTACTTACGATGAACTAAGAACCCGTTTCAACCCTTATACAAAAGTAGTCACCCTGCATTGCGTAGAAGGCTGGGATGCTACTATGCTTTGGGAAGGTGTTCTTTTTAAAGACATTGCAGGTATGGCGGGTATTAAGGGTGAAGCTGATACGGTCATTTTTCACGCTCTGGATGGATATACCACCGCTCTCAGCCTTGATTACCTGATCTCAAATAATATCATGCTGGCCTATAAACTGAACGGTGTAACTCTGCCTGCCAAGTATGGTTTTCCTCTTCAACTGGTTGCTGAAAGCAAGTGGGGCTATAAATGGATAAAATGGGTTAGCCAGATTGAATTTTCTGATGATGAAAATTATCTGGGTACTTGGGAACGGCAGGGATATTCCAATGATGCAGACTTGAACAAAGGGTTCTTTGACTAA
- a CDS encoding dihydrolipoyl dehydrogenase family protein, which translates to MKFQYDLVVIGSGLAGFTSTVFANGLGKKVAMVEKGKLGGACTWNACVPSKTLLQIGRRVGQIKKYNQNGLKLVSVNLQTENIMPYLHSVLEDISGVDDFDNLEKTGINILKGEAVFTDRHHISLNGQVVSAKHFIIATGSSPAIPPVEGLADIPYYTNETVFDIKSIPSSMIVLGGGPAGIELGLAFAWLGCKVDIIEMAERILPKDDTELSGLLLDYLNAEENLQIHVSTKAIRFQKQDNGQLKLEMQTREGKISEITAETVLVAVGRRANVAGLALEKAGVKYTARGISVNSKLQTSSLNIFAAGDVAGPIQLGMMAEKQAILAASNACLPFKQSIRYDDVAWVTYSEPQMAHIGLTEDEARRKYGNNIRIIRYPLTKVRRAVMDHDIRGMCKFVLDKHDRLIGAHLLCSQAENLIHELQIVKCLHKPLSRLHTIPHIYPTYEEGIIKRAADISYTMKMRRNPFVRLVLRYWHGYKDKLDTVINRL; encoded by the coding sequence ATGAAATTTCAATATGATCTGGTGGTTATTGGCAGCGGATTGGCCGGGTTTACTTCGACTGTTTTTGCTAACGGACTGGGTAAGAAAGTAGCTATGGTGGAAAAGGGCAAATTGGGTGGTGCCTGTACATGGAATGCGTGTGTGCCATCCAAGACTTTGCTTCAAATAGGACGCCGTGTCGGTCAAATAAAAAAATACAACCAGAATGGGTTGAAACTGGTCAGTGTAAACTTGCAAACGGAAAATATTATGCCATACCTGCATTCCGTTCTGGAAGATATTTCCGGGGTTGATGATTTTGATAATTTGGAAAAGACAGGCATAAATATACTAAAAGGTGAAGCCGTATTTACCGATAGGCATCATATCAGTTTGAACGGACAGGTTGTTTCAGCAAAACATTTTATTATTGCCACTGGCTCAAGTCCGGCAATTCCTCCTGTAGAAGGATTGGCAGATATACCTTATTATACAAATGAAACAGTATTTGACATAAAATCCATACCATCCTCGATGATTGTACTGGGAGGAGGGCCAGCCGGTATCGAACTGGGGCTGGCCTTTGCCTGGTTGGGATGCAAAGTGGATATTATTGAAATGGCAGAACGTATACTGCCGAAAGATGACACCGAACTAAGCGGGTTATTACTAGATTATCTGAATGCTGAAGAAAACCTGCAAATTCATGTTTCTACCAAGGCAATTCGTTTTCAAAAACAGGATAATGGCCAGTTGAAGCTTGAAATGCAAACCCGTGAAGGAAAAATTAGTGAAATCACGGCCGAAACAGTGCTGGTTGCGGTGGGCAGGCGGGCAAATGTGGCGGGGCTTGCACTGGAAAAAGCCGGGGTGAAATATACAGCACGGGGCATCAGTGTTAACAGCAAACTCCAAACCAGCTCTTTAAATATATTTGCAGCCGGTGATGTGGCAGGTCCTATCCAGTTGGGCATGATGGCCGAAAAACAGGCTATTTTGGCAGCAAGCAACGCCTGCTTGCCATTCAAACAGAGCATTAGGTATGACGATGTGGCTTGGGTAACATATTCCGAACCTCAAATGGCCCATATTGGTCTGACTGAAGATGAGGCCAGACGTAAGTACGGCAATAACATTCGGATTATCCGCTACCCGCTAACCAAAGTACGCAGGGCGGTTATGGATCATGATATTCGCGGTATGTGTAAATTTGTACTGGACAAACATGACAGGTTGATAGGGGCACACCTGCTGTGTTCACAGGCTGAAAACCTTATCCATGAACTGCAAATAGTAAAATGCCTGCATAAACCACTTTCAAGACTTCATACTATTCCCCATATTTATCCCACTTATGAAGAAGGGATAATAAAACGGGCAGCAGATATCAGCTATACAATGAAAATGCGTCGCAATCCGTTTGTCAGGCTGGTACTGCGCTACTGGCATGGTTACAAAGACAAGCTGGATACAGTGATAAACCGCCTCTGA
- a CDS encoding zinc ribbon domain-containing protein has translation MPIYEYSCSKCNKVFEIMRPRSESSLSATCPVCSAESTRIISDFTHGVAFSKDAPEMRKDSANEKMWISEQKVAENKIKDPDPLKKWREEREKSCGKGPEAWVEYAKQEEAKEQKVKDYGTGFTGREV, from the coding sequence ATGCCAATCTACGAATATTCATGTTCAAAGTGTAATAAAGTCTTTGAAATTATGAGACCCCGGAGTGAGTCCAGCTTGTCAGCCACTTGCCCTGTTTGCAGTGCCGAATCTACACGCATTATTTCGGATTTTACTCATGGCGTAGCTTTTTCAAAAGATGCACCTGAAATGCGCAAGGATTCTGCCAACGAAAAAATGTGGATTTCTGAACAAAAAGTTGCTGAAAACAAAATTAAAGATCCTGATCCGCTGAAGAAATGGCGTGAAGAACGCGAAAAATCCTGCGGCAAGGGGCCTGAGGCTTGGGTGGAATATGCCAAACAGGAAGAGGCCAAAGAACAAAAAGTTAAAGATTACGGTACCGGATTTACCGGCCGCGAAGTATAA
- a CDS encoding SDR family NAD(P)-dependent oxidoreductase, whose product MMTIAELFDLRGKVAIVTGGAMGIGKGISMRLAEAGASIMIPDLNLEVAQKTSAEIKALGGKATAIQADVNNINDAQKVIDATLKAFGDLDIMVNNAGIYRFMPAIDMTEAMWDKTLGINLKGLMFFSQAAAKAMMAAKHGGKIINIASIDGFRPTGNLAHYDASKGGVIMLTKAMAQEWAPHGILVNAVAPGGINTPGASALMPSGSMSAEQLIELSKSFVAKLPLKRMGEPDDIGKVVLFLASAAADYMVGSVIVADGGALLV is encoded by the coding sequence ATGATGACCATAGCCGAGTTGTTTGACCTGAGGGGCAAAGTGGCTATCGTGACCGGCGGCGCAATGGGTATTGGAAAAGGGATTTCCATGCGTTTAGCCGAAGCGGGTGCCAGCATAATGATTCCTGACTTGAATCTGGAGGTTGCCCAAAAAACATCAGCCGAGATTAAAGCTTTGGGAGGCAAAGCTACTGCAATCCAGGCTGATGTAAACAATATAAACGATGCTCAAAAAGTTATAGATGCCACCCTGAAGGCATTTGGAGATCTGGATATTATGGTGAATAATGCCGGCATTTACCGTTTTATGCCTGCTATTGATATGACCGAAGCCATGTGGGATAAGACTCTTGGTATAAATCTTAAGGGGCTTATGTTCTTCTCGCAGGCAGCCGCCAAAGCTATGATGGCGGCAAAACATGGAGGAAAGATAATAAATATAGCTTCTATAGATGGCTTCCGCCCTACCGGCAATCTGGCTCATTATGACGCATCCAAAGGCGGGGTAATTATGCTTACCAAAGCTATGGCTCAGGAATGGGCACCCCATGGCATACTGGTAAATGCTGTGGCCCCGGGTGGGATAAATACTCCCGGTGCATCTGCCTTGATGCCAAGCGGCAGTATGTCAGCCGAACAGTTGATAGAGTTATCTAAATCTTTTGTGGCAAAATTGCCGCTCAAGAGGATGGGTGAACCGGATGATATCGGCAAGGTAGTCCTCTTCCTGGCAAGTGCAGCTGCAGATTACATGGTGGGAAGTGTGATTGTGGCTGACGGCGGTGCTCTGTTAGTTTAA
- the hflX gene encoding GTPase HflX, translated as MEDTINKTVGNNVVIQPERAVLAAVDTNRNSNWAIEDSLDELCQLVATAGATVVGRIIQKLHAPARNSYLGKGKLDELIEMKKELDYNLVIFDDELSPIQQRSLEEALGVKVIDRVALILDIFAKHANTREGQLQVELAQMQYLLPRLAGQWSHLERLGGGIGTRGPGESQLETDKRIVRTKIRNLKEHLDEVTIQRELYRERRRMRGVPVVSLVGYTNSGKSSLLNAVARTDVLAENKLFATLDPTTRRLYINGLGNVLLTDTVGFIRKLPPAIVKAFRATLEEINQADLLVHVVDITAKNAFEQCQTVEKILTDMGVADKPRLTAMNKIDLKLDTNRNWTEEEALNLLKTECPVAENTVLISAVKRWGLIELNLMLKEKLISMGFNPGYAVYDEIGEKKEQ; from the coding sequence ATGGAGGATACCATCAATAAAACAGTTGGAAATAATGTAGTAATACAGCCGGAAAGAGCTGTTTTGGCAGCGGTGGATACCAACCGTAATTCAAACTGGGCTATAGAAGACTCACTGGACGAATTATGCCAGCTGGTGGCTACCGCCGGTGCAACTGTAGTAGGGCGTATAATCCAGAAGCTTCATGCACCTGCCCGAAACTCATACTTGGGAAAAGGCAAGCTGGACGAACTGATAGAGATGAAAAAGGAACTTGACTACAATCTGGTCATTTTTGATGATGAACTTTCGCCTATTCAACAAAGGTCACTTGAGGAAGCATTGGGTGTAAAGGTAATTGATCGGGTGGCCCTTATTTTGGATATATTTGCCAAACATGCCAATACCCGTGAGGGCCAGCTTCAGGTAGAGCTTGCACAAATGCAGTATTTACTGCCAAGGTTGGCAGGCCAATGGAGTCATCTTGAAAGACTTGGCGGCGGTATAGGTACCAGAGGACCGGGTGAATCCCAGCTTGAAACTGATAAGCGTATTGTTCGTACCAAGATACGTAATCTGAAAGAACACCTGGATGAAGTAACCATTCAACGGGAACTGTACCGTGAGAGAAGGCGCATGCGTGGCGTACCGGTGGTTTCATTGGTTGGCTATACCAATAGCGGTAAAAGTAGCCTGCTGAATGCCGTTGCCAGAACAGATGTACTGGCTGAAAACAAACTTTTTGCTACTCTTGATCCAACTACCAGAAGGTTGTATATAAACGGATTGGGCAATGTATTGTTGACAGATACAGTGGGCTTCATTCGCAAGTTGCCTCCCGCCATTGTAAAGGCTTTTCGGGCTACGCTGGAAGAAATAAACCAAGCTGATTTGCTGGTACACGTAGTTGACATAACTGCTAAGAATGCTTTTGAACAGTGTCAAACAGTGGAAAAAATACTTACAGACATGGGTGTAGCTGATAAACCGCGCTTGACTGCTATGAATAAAATAGACCTGAAATTGGATACTAACCGCAACTGGACTGAAGAAGAGGCCTTAAATTTATTAAAAACAGAATGTCCGGTGGCGGAAAATACAGTGCTTATTTCTGCTGTGAAGCGTTGGGGGTTGATCGAATTGAACCTCATGCTCAAAGAAAAGTTGATTAGTATGGGTTTTAACCCCGGGTATGCGGTTTATGATGAAATTGGGGAAAAGAAAGAGCAGTAA
- a CDS encoding LL-diaminopimelate aminotransferase, translating to MKLSKRIENLPPYLFVQISKKIAEKRAKGEEVISFAIGDPDLPTPKHILAELCKAAEDPSNHRYPETEGLPVLRKAMAEWYQKRFGVKLNPDTEVLPLIGSKEGIGHAAWCFLDPGDIALVPNPAYPVYAISSQLAGAEVFNLPLNKGNNFLPNLEAIPQNILSKAKVLWINYPNNPTGAVAGLSFFQEVANFAAKHNLAVCHDGPYSEIAFDGYKPVSFLEADGAKDVGIEFHSLSKSYNMTGWRIGMAVGNAKMIDALRRFKSNLDSGIPQAIQLMAIAALNGSQEIINQNCAIYQRRRDRLVESLRNIGMEVTAPKASLYIWAPVPESYTSASFATELLDKTGVVVTPGTGYGTAGEGYIRLSLTVPDEQIEKGIAKLAGYKKSS from the coding sequence ATGAAATTATCTAAACGGATTGAGAATCTGCCGCCGTATCTTTTTGTCCAGATAAGCAAAAAGATAGCTGAAAAACGCGCCAAAGGAGAGGAAGTAATCAGTTTTGCCATTGGCGATCCTGATTTACCCACCCCGAAACACATCTTGGCGGAACTTTGCAAAGCGGCCGAAGATCCATCTAACCACCGTTACCCTGAAACCGAGGGGCTGCCAGTACTACGTAAAGCTATGGCGGAATGGTATCAAAAACGTTTCGGAGTAAAACTAAACCCGGACACCGAGGTTTTACCCTTGATAGGTTCTAAAGAGGGTATAGGGCACGCCGCCTGGTGTTTCCTTGACCCCGGGGATATTGCGCTGGTGCCAAACCCTGCCTATCCGGTTTATGCCATCAGCAGTCAACTGGCAGGCGCAGAGGTATTTAACCTGCCGCTAAACAAGGGGAATAACTTCCTGCCTAACCTGGAAGCCATACCGCAAAATATCCTTTCAAAGGCCAAAGTTCTCTGGATAAACTATCCCAACAATCCGACCGGCGCCGTAGCTGGCCTAAGTTTTTTTCAAGAAGTAGCTAATTTTGCCGCCAAACACAACTTGGCAGTTTGCCATGACGGACCTTACTCTGAAATAGCTTTTGACGGCTACAAACCTGTCAGTTTCCTTGAGGCTGACGGTGCCAAAGATGTAGGGATTGAGTTTCATTCCCTCTCCAAGAGTTATAATATGACTGGCTGGCGGATAGGCATGGCCGTTGGTAATGCCAAAATGATAGATGCCTTGAGACGTTTCAAATCCAACCTTGATTCAGGCATACCTCAAGCTATCCAGCTGATGGCTATTGCGGCTTTGAACGGTTCACAAGAAATTATAAACCAGAATTGTGCCATATATCAGCGCCGTCGTGACCGCTTGGTAGAATCACTACGCAATATAGGTATGGAGGTTACAGCCCCCAAAGCCAGTTTATACATCTGGGCACCTGTACCTGAAAGCTATACCTCAGCCAGCTTTGCTACAGAACTGCTGGATAAAACCGGCGTAGTCGTCACCCCCGGTACAGGCTATGGGACTGCCGGCGAAGGCTATATAAGGTTATCGCTGACCGTACCTGATGAACAGATTGAAAAGGGTATTGCCAAACTGGCTGGCTATAAAAAATCGTCTTAG
- the dapF gene encoding diaminopimelate epimerase, producing the protein MKFTKLQSVGNDFVLLDPQGEEQDWPKLALHMCHRHFGAGADGLMLILPSEKADFRMRIFNADGSEAEICGNGLRCLIHYIAVNKLLGNLDELSIETLAGMRHAQIFKDGRIRTTMGKPMFEAHQIPVAAEPDPKHYNGQLISDFPLNINNRRVLVSLVSMGNPHAIHFCTKPVEEFPLGEVGSQVEIHKAFPKRTNFEVANILDTEHIKVRVWERGVGETLGCGSGASAVAVAAQILGYVGKFVYIKLPGGTLGVEWDGHDDVYLTGKAEIIYTGEWLKDEII; encoded by the coding sequence ATGAAATTCACTAAATTGCAAAGCGTAGGCAATGACTTTGTTCTCTTGGACCCGCAAGGTGAAGAGCAGGATTGGCCAAAACTGGCACTCCATATGTGCCACCGCCACTTTGGTGCCGGTGCTGACGGGCTGATGCTGATTTTGCCTTCCGAGAAAGCAGATTTCCGGATGCGCATTTTCAACGCAGACGGCTCTGAAGCCGAAATCTGCGGCAATGGCTTGCGTTGCCTTATTCATTATATAGCTGTAAACAAACTACTTGGCAACCTAGACGAACTGAGTATTGAAACTCTGGCGGGTATGCGGCACGCCCAGATATTTAAAGACGGACGGATACGCACCACCATGGGCAAACCCATGTTTGAAGCCCACCAGATACCTGTTGCCGCCGAACCAGATCCAAAGCACTATAACGGACAGCTTATTTCTGATTTTCCTTTAAATATAAATAACCGACGGGTGCTTGTTTCACTGGTATCTATGGGTAATCCGCATGCTATCCATTTTTGCACCAAACCGGTTGAAGAATTCCCTCTGGGTGAAGTGGGCTCACAGGTGGAAATCCATAAAGCTTTCCCAAAACGTACCAATTTTGAAGTTGCAAATATTCTTGATACCGAGCATATAAAAGTGCGGGTTTGGGAACGAGGGGTAGGGGAGACGCTGGGTTGCGGTAGCGGTGCATCTGCAGTGGCGGTTGCCGCCCAGATACTGGGATATGTCGGTAAATTCGTTTACATAAAGTTACCGGGCGGAACACTTGGAGTTGAATGGGACGGTCATGATGACGTTTATCTGACCGGAAAAGCTGAAATTATATACACGGGAGAATGGTTGAAAGATGAAATTATCTAA
- the miaA gene encoding tRNA (adenosine(37)-N6)-dimethylallyltransferase MiaA produces the protein MSIIDSTTGANASNLPLSPLLVILGNTGSGKSALAINLAKVIPAGIINADSRQIYSRMDIATAKPTLSEMLEIPHYLYSFIQPDQPFSLAEYQTLAYQAIDSLHTQNRLPVLVGGSGQYLKAVLEGWSIPPVAPDETFRAALFEKAEKEGGDVIFTELEKKDPQAATQIDPRNIRRVVRALEVIHKTGGKFSGLLIKNPPPYRVFKIGIHIPREELYRTVDLRVEKMLEQGLEAEVRSLLEKGYKASLPSMSGIGYRQIAKYIEGGISLTEAVEQMKFETHRLIRQQNTYFRLTDTNIHWITLEESRSNGIIQLVCDFLATENKNEIH, from the coding sequence ATGAGTATAATTGATAGCACCACCGGTGCAAACGCCTCAAATTTGCCCCTGTCGCCTTTACTGGTCATTCTGGGCAACACCGGCTCAGGTAAAAGCGCTCTGGCTATAAATTTAGCAAAAGTTATCCCTGCCGGCATAATAAATGCGGATAGCCGCCAGATATATTCCCGGATGGATATTGCCACCGCCAAACCCACCCTGTCAGAAATGTTAGAAATACCTCACTATCTTTACAGTTTTATTCAACCTGACCAGCCTTTCAGTCTGGCAGAATATCAGACACTTGCTTATCAGGCTATAGATAGTCTCCATACCCAAAACCGTTTACCTGTATTGGTAGGTGGGAGCGGGCAATACCTGAAAGCCGTGCTTGAGGGTTGGAGTATTCCCCCGGTAGCCCCTGATGAAACCTTTCGTGCCGCTCTATTCGAAAAAGCGGAAAAAGAAGGGGGAGATGTCATTTTTACAGAACTAGAAAAAAAGGACCCGCAGGCTGCTACCCAGATAGACCCCCGCAATATCCGCCGGGTTGTACGGGCACTGGAGGTTATCCACAAAACCGGAGGAAAATTTTCTGGACTCCTTATCAAAAATCCACCGCCGTACAGGGTATTTAAGATAGGTATACATATACCCCGTGAAGAACTTTACCGCACCGTTGACTTGCGGGTAGAAAAAATGTTAGAACAAGGTCTGGAGGCGGAAGTTCGCTCTCTGCTGGAAAAAGGCTATAAAGCCAGTTTGCCATCTATGTCAGGCATAGGCTACCGCCAGATAGCCAAATACATTGAGGGCGGTATCAGCCTGACGGAGGCAGTGGAACAGATGAAATTTGAAACCCACCGCCTTATCCGCCAGCAAAATACCTATTTCCGTCTGACGGATACTAATATACACTGGATAACACTTGAAGAAAGCAGGAGTAACGGAATTATCCAACTAGTCTGTGATTTCCTGGCTACGGAGAATAAAAATGAAATTCACTAA